One window of the Candidatus Jettenia sp. genome contains the following:
- a CDS encoding molybdopterin-dependent oxidoreductase — translation MKFTRRTFLQVAGATGATFTLANKAMAFRLLKPAVEVGNPLDAYPDRAWESVYREQYRYDRTFTYCCSPNDTHACRVRAFVRNEVLMRVEQNYDHQNYADLYGNKATRNWNPRMCLKGYTFHRRVYGPYRLRYPLIRKGWKQWADDGFPELTPENKSKYMFDARGQDELLKASWDDAWTYAAKGIIHITKKYSGEEGARKLLDQGYPKEMVDAMKGAGTRTFKGRGGMGLLGVIGKYGMYRFNNSLALVDSHNRGVGPDKALGGRNWSNYTWHGDQAPGHPFSHGLQTSDVDMNDVRFSKLVIQTGKNLIENKMPEAHWLTQVFERGGKLVVITPEYSPSAQKADYWIPIKCNTDTALFLGITKILMDEKLYDADYVKKFTDFPLLVRTDTLKRLQAKDIFPDYKLEDMSHGASYKIHGLHDDQREIIGDFVVWDAKTNSPKAITRDDVGDKLIAKGIDPALDGVFKVKTVDGKEIEVMPLFEMYKIHLKDYDIDSVVEMTNSPKELIVRLAHDIATIKPVAIHYGEGINHWFHATLMNRSTYLPLMLTGNVGYPGSGSHTWAGNYKAGNFQASKWSGPGFYGWVAEDVFNPNLDPDAPATELKVKGRAYDEEVAYWNHNDRPLIVNTPKYGRKCFTGKTHMPTPTKIMWFTNVNLVNNAKHVYQMLKNVNPNIEQIMSNDIEMTGSIEYADFAFPANSWAEFETHEITTSCSNPFIQIWKGGIKPVNDSKDDVMILAGMGAKLGELLRDMRFHDVWKFALEGRPEVYIQRLLDGSTTTKGYSFVDIINGKYGEPGVALLLYRTYPRHPFWEQVHESLPFYTPTGRLQGYNDESEIIEYGENFIVHREGPEATQYLPNVIVSTNPYIRPDDYGIPENAEHWDERTVRNIKKSWAETKKTKNFLWEKGYKFYCVTPKSRHTVHSQWAVTDWNFIWNNNFGDPYRMDKRMPGVGEHQIHMHPDAAKDLGINDGDYVYVDANPADRPYEGWKPSDPFYKIARLMLRCKYNPAYPYGVTMMKHSACISTERSVKAHETRPDGRALSAGTGYQSSFRYGSQQSITRDWSMPMHQLDSLFHKAKIGMKFVFGFEADNHGINTVPKETLVKITKAEDGGIGGKGLWDPAKTGYTAGNENDFMKKYLGGELVKVEKA, via the coding sequence ATGAAATTTACGAGGAGGACTTTCCTACAGGTGGCAGGCGCAACGGGTGCGACCTTTACCCTTGCCAATAAGGCAATGGCGTTCAGGTTATTAAAGCCCGCTGTAGAAGTTGGAAACCCCCTGGATGCTTATCCAGACCGTGCATGGGAAAGTGTATATCGAGAACAGTACCGGTACGATCGTACCTTCACTTATTGTTGCTCTCCCAATGATACCCATGCCTGTAGAGTGAGGGCATTTGTGAGAAACGAAGTACTCATGAGGGTTGAACAGAATTATGATCATCAGAACTACGCAGACCTGTATGGAAATAAGGCTACAAGGAACTGGAACCCCAGAATGTGCCTGAAAGGATATACCTTCCATCGCAGGGTATACGGCCCCTATCGATTACGGTATCCTCTGATCCGAAAGGGATGGAAGCAATGGGCTGATGATGGATTCCCGGAACTAACACCGGAAAATAAATCAAAGTATATGTTTGATGCCAGAGGTCAGGATGAACTCTTAAAGGCCTCCTGGGATGATGCCTGGACCTATGCTGCAAAGGGTATTATCCACATTACCAAGAAGTACAGTGGAGAAGAAGGCGCACGGAAACTCCTGGATCAAGGCTATCCTAAAGAGATGGTTGATGCGATGAAGGGTGCCGGCACACGAACCTTTAAGGGACGTGGTGGTATGGGTCTCTTGGGTGTTATTGGTAAATACGGGATGTACCGGTTTAACAATTCCCTTGCCCTGGTCGATAGTCACAACAGAGGTGTTGGTCCTGACAAGGCATTGGGTGGTAGAAACTGGTCAAACTATACCTGGCATGGTGATCAGGCCCCTGGACATCCGTTCTCTCATGGATTGCAGACATCGGATGTAGACATGAACGATGTACGGTTCTCAAAGTTGGTAATCCAGACCGGAAAGAACCTTATTGAGAATAAGATGCCTGAGGCACACTGGTTAACACAGGTTTTCGAGAGAGGTGGGAAGCTGGTTGTTATTACCCCCGAATATAGCCCATCTGCTCAAAAGGCAGATTACTGGATACCGATCAAGTGTAATACCGATACGGCATTGTTCCTGGGGATAACCAAGATCCTCATGGATGAGAAGCTGTATGATGCAGATTATGTGAAGAAGTTTACCGATTTCCCCTTACTCGTTCGAACAGATACCCTGAAGAGGCTGCAGGCGAAAGATATCTTCCCGGATTATAAACTAGAGGATATGTCACATGGGGCAAGCTATAAGATTCACGGCTTACATGATGACCAGAGGGAGATTATCGGAGACTTTGTGGTATGGGACGCAAAGACAAATAGCCCAAAAGCGATTACCCGTGATGATGTTGGTGATAAGCTTATTGCAAAAGGTATTGACCCGGCTCTCGATGGAGTATTCAAGGTGAAAACGGTAGATGGCAAGGAAATTGAGGTCATGCCGCTCTTCGAGATGTATAAAATACATCTGAAAGATTACGATATTGACAGTGTCGTTGAAATGACGAATTCACCAAAGGAGTTAATCGTAAGGCTGGCACATGATATAGCAACCATTAAACCGGTAGCAATCCATTACGGTGAGGGTATCAATCACTGGTTCCACGCAACACTTATGAATAGGTCGACCTATTTACCTCTGATGTTAACGGGGAATGTGGGTTATCCTGGTTCAGGCTCTCATACCTGGGCAGGTAACTATAAGGCGGGCAATTTCCAGGCATCAAAGTGGAGTGGTCCCGGATTCTATGGATGGGTAGCAGAGGATGTATTTAACCCGAACCTTGATCCCGATGCACCTGCAACGGAACTCAAGGTAAAGGGACGTGCCTATGATGAAGAAGTGGCGTACTGGAATCATAATGACAGGCCGTTAATTGTGAATACCCCAAAGTATGGACGGAAATGCTTTACGGGTAAAACCCACATGCCGACACCAACGAAGATCATGTGGTTTACGAACGTAAACCTGGTAAACAATGCCAAGCATGTGTACCAGATGCTGAAGAATGTCAATCCCAATATCGAACAAATCATGTCGAACGATATAGAGATGACCGGTTCTATTGAATATGCCGATTTTGCATTTCCGGCGAACTCCTGGGCAGAGTTTGAGACCCATGAGATTACCACCTCATGCTCCAATCCCTTCATTCAGATATGGAAGGGTGGCATAAAACCGGTGAACGACTCTAAGGATGATGTGATGATCCTTGCGGGTATGGGAGCCAAGCTTGGAGAACTCCTCAGAGATATGAGATTCCATGATGTTTGGAAGTTTGCCCTTGAGGGAAGACCAGAGGTCTATATCCAGAGATTATTGGATGGCAGTACGACGACAAAGGGGTACAGTTTTGTTGACATCATTAATGGGAAATATGGCGAACCAGGAGTTGCCTTATTGCTCTACCGTACCTATCCGAGACATCCATTCTGGGAACAGGTACATGAGAGCCTTCCTTTCTATACACCGACAGGAAGGTTACAGGGGTACAATGATGAATCGGAGATTATTGAGTACGGAGAGAACTTTATCGTACACCGTGAAGGACCGGAGGCAACCCAGTATCTTCCGAATGTCATCGTCAGCACCAATCCGTATATCCGTCCGGATGATTATGGAATACCGGAGAATGCAGAACATTGGGATGAGAGAACGGTAAGGAACATCAAGAAGTCATGGGCTGAGACAAAGAAAACGAAGAACTTCTTGTGGGAGAAGGGATATAAGTTCTATTGTGTAACACCGAAATCCCGCCATACGGTACACTCCCAGTGGGCAGTAACGGACTGGAACTTTATCTGGAATAACAACTTTGGTGACCCCTACAGGATGGACAAGAGAATGCCAGGCGTGGGAGAACATCAAATCCATATGCATCCTGATGCGGCGAAGGATTTAGGTATCAATGATGGTGATTATGTTTATGTAGATGCCAACCCTGCGGACAGGCCGTATGAGGGGTGGAAGCCAAGCGACCCGTTCTATAAGATAGCGCGTCTGATGTTACGGTGTAAGTACAATCCGGCATATCCGTATGGAGTGACCATGATGAAGCACTCTGCGTGCATTTCAACAGAGCGGTCGGTGAAGGCCCATGAGACAAGACCTGATGGAAGGGCGCTATCGGCAGGCACCGGGTATCAGTCAAGCTTCCGTTATGGATCACAACAGAGTATTACCAGAGATTGGTCCATGCCCATGCATCAATTGGATAGTCTGTTCCACAAAGCAAAGATTGGTATGAAGTTTGTTTTTGGTTTTGAGGCAGACAATCATGGTATCAACACAGTGCCAAAAGAGACCTTGGTAAAGATCACCAAGGCGGAGGATGGTGGCATTGGAGGTAAGGGATTGTGGGATCCGGCAAAGACAGGGTATACCGCTGGCAACGAGAATGATTTCATGAAAAAATACCTGGGCGGAGAATTGGTAAAGGTGGAAAAAGCGTAA